Genomic DNA from Streptomyces sp. PCS3-D2:
CCTTCTGCTCGTCCGCCCCGCGCGGACCTCGTACTTCCCTGCCTCGACGAGGCCGAGGCACTGCCCTGGGTTCTGGCGCGGGTGCCGTCCGGCTGGCGGGCCATCGTCGTCGACAACGGCTCCTCCGACGGCTCGGCCGACATCGCCCGCTCCCTCGGCGCCACCGTCGTCCACGAGGCCCGGCGCGGTTTCGGCGCCGCCTGCCACGCCGGGCTGCGTGCCGCCCGCGCCGAGTTCGTCTGCTTCTGCGACTGCGACGCCTCCATGGACCCCGGCCTGCTCGCCCCGATGGCCGAGCGGGTCGCCGCCGGCGAGGTGGACCTGCTGCTCGGCCGCCGCCGCCCACAGGGACGCGGCGCCTGGCCCGCGCACGCGCGGGCCGGAAACATCGCACTGTCCCGGATGCTGCGCCACCGGACCGGCCTGCGCCTGCACGACCTCGGCCCGATGCGGGTCGCGCGCCGCGAGGCACTGCTCGGCCTGGAGCTGACGGACCGGCGCAGCGGCTATCCGCTCCAGATGGTCGTACGGGCCGCCGACGCCGGCTGGCGGGTGGCCGAGACCGATGTCCCCTACCTGCCGCGCTCCGGCAAGTCGAAGGTGACGGGGACCTGGCGGGGCACCTGGCACGCCGTGCGCGACATGCGCCGGGTCCTGGCCGAGCCACCGGTCACCCACGGCGCACCGACCGAGGGGATCTCCGCATGAGCACCGTCCTCGTCATCGCCAAGGCTCCCGTCGCCGGCCGGGTGAAGACCCGGCTGACCACGCGGTTCACCCCGCAGCAGGCCGCCGACCTGGCGCGTGCCGCGTTGGAGGACACCCTCGCGGCGGTCCTGGCGGCGCCGGCCCGGCGCCGCGTCCTGGTCCTGGACGGAGAGCCCGGGCCCTGGGTCCCGCCCGGCATCGAGGTCGTCCCCCAGTGCACGGGAGGCCTGGACGTGCGGCTGGCGGCAGCCTTCGCCCTGGCGGCGGGGCCCGCCTTGCTGATCGGGATGGACACCCCGCAGGTGGCCCCCGGCCTGCTCGCGCTCGGGCTCGACTTCACGGAGGCGGACGCCTGGTTCGGGCCCGCCGACGACGGCGGGTTCTGGGCGCTCGGCCTGGCCGCACCCGACCCGGCGCTCCTGCTCGGCGTCCCCATGTCGGCGGCTCACACGGGTGAGGTGCAACGGCAACGGCTGACCGGCGCGGGGCTGACCGTACGGGACCTCCCCGAGCTCTGCGACGTGGACACCCCCGACGACGCGCAGCGGGTGGCCGCGGCCGCGCCGGGGACCCGGTTCGCCGCGCTGCACGCCGGACTGTGTGCGGTGACACGATGACCGCCCAGCTCACCGAGCCGGCCGCGCGGGCCTGGCAGGCCGACCCGTACGCCGACGCGCTGCGCGCCGGGCAGGGCCCGCTCTACCTCCGGCGTCACGACGGCTGGCTGCTCCCCCTGGACGTCGAGCGGTGGTGCGCCGAGCCCGACGCGGCCGACCACACCGTGCTGGCCCGGTGCACCGGGCCCGTCCTCGACATCGGCTGCGGACCGGGCCGTCTGGTCGCCGCGCTCGCCGAACTGGGACACACCGCGCTCGGTGTGGACGTCACTCCCGAGGCGGTGACGCGCACCGTGCGGGCGGGCGGCAGCGCGCTGTGCCGGTCCGTCTTCGACCCGCTTCCCCGTGAGGGCGGTTGGGGCACGGTCCTGCTCATGGACGGCAACATCGGCATCGGCGGCGACCCGGCCGCCCTGCTGCGCCGGGCGGCCGAACTGACCGCGCCCGGCGGCTCCCTGCTGGTCGAGGCGGCCTCCTCCGACGTGGACGAGCGCGTGGAGGTCTCCGTCGAGGACGGCGCGGGCGGCCGCGGTGCTTCCTTCTGGTGGGCGCGGCTCGGGACCCGCGCCCTGCGGGCGGAGGCGGGGGCTGCGGGCTGGACCCCGTACGACACCTGGCAGGTGGCGGGCCGGCATTTCGTGCACCTGACGCACTGACCGGTGGACCGAAGGGGGAAGCCGGGGGCGGAATCCGCAGTGGTACGGATTCCACCCCCGGTTTCTCCGCGCCGGCCGGTCCTCAGCGGCCCGCGCGGCGGACCCTGCCCACCATGGCGCGCACACCGGTGTACGCCGCGGTCAGCACCGCGATGGCCGCCATGAGGAGGAGCCAGTTGCGCAGGTAGTCGAGCGGGAGCACGGTGGGGTTGGCCACGCCTGCCGGACGCAGCAGCGGGGGAAGCGCGATCGCGGTCAGGGAGCCCGCGACGATCAGGGCTCCGCGCACGACACCGCGCAGTCGCAGCCCGACCGCGCCGACGAGTGCGGCGACGGCCAGCACGAGCGGCGCGACGAGTCCGTCGTGCACCACGACCGCTCCCCCGAGCCACACGGCGATCCGCCACGGCTCGCGCTGCTGGAGCAGCAGCCAGCCTCCCCAGGCCGCACACATGGCCCCCGAGACTCCCACCGCGTACCGGATGCCCATCACACGACCTCCAGCCGGCCGACCCACTTGGTCTGCAGAACACCGGGCCGGTTCGGGGCGATGATCCGTGCCGGATAGCCGTGGTCCAGGGACAGCACCTCGCCGTTCAGCCGCAACGCCAGCAGGGTGAGCGGATCCTGCGCGTAGTGCCGGCCCATCTCCATGACCCGGTAGGCGCCCGCCTCCTCCACCGAGACCACGCGGGCCCGCGCGCCGGGACCACCGCCGGCCCTCTCCAGGAGGTCCCGTACCCGTACCCCGGTCCACCGCGCGGACTTGCTCCAGCCCTCGACGCAGGCGATCGGCAGGGTCGCGTGGTGCTGGGGCATGGCGCGCAGTTCCTCCAGCGTGAGGGTGTACGGGCGCGGCCCGTCCACGGTCAGCCGCCAGTCGGCCAGCGAGGCCCGGGAGACGCGCGCGGCTGCCGCCGTCCGGTTCACGGGCAGCCCCTGCACCCCGTGGGCGGGGCTGCGCGGGCCGAACAGCTCCAGTGCGCCGAGTGCGGTGACGGACTGTCCGGCGGTGGTGACCGTCACCGCTCCGACCGCGGCGGTGACACCGAGGAGGAGCTGGCGCCGGTCCGGACCGTCGGCCGCGGGCAGGGCCAGGGTTCCGGGGGATCGACGGGTGAAGTGGTCGCGGATCTGCGGCCATCGCACGGCCAGGTGCAGGAGCAGCGATCCGAGCAGGAGCCAGGCGACCGCGTAGTGCACGGGAACGAAGTTGAAGGGCCAGGGGTACCACTGGAAAGTGTTCAGCAGCCCGGTGAACAGTTCGAACAGTGCGGCCGCGACGAGGACGGCCACGGAGATCCGCTCCAGGGCGTGGCGCAGCGAGCGGACCGGCGGCCACGCGAACAGCCGCGGGTAGACGGCCCACAGCTTCGCCAGCAGCAACGGGACGGCCGCGATCCCGGACGCCACGTGGAGTCCCTGGGTGAGCCGGTAGCCCCAGTACGGGCGGCTCGGCAGCCGGTCGGCCAGCCAGCCCGGCGGGTGCTGGAGGTAGTGGCTCAGCACACCGGTCGCGAAGCAGACGACCATGGCCAGGCCGAGCCAGCGGCCGATCGCGGTCGCGGTACGGGCATCGTGCAGGCGCCCTTTGAAGGTGACGGGCGGCCCGGAATTCAAAGTCCAACGCATGCCCCCATCACACCCCCGGCGAGGGCCGCGCAGGTGGCCGGAACACCTTACGAAACACGGACGTCCGAGGTGGCGAGGCCCCCGGACGGGCCGATACCTGGAACGCTTCCGCAGGTGAAACCCCTTACCGCCATCTCCTCTCGCGCCGCACTCGTGACCACCGCCCTCGCCCTCGCCGCACTCACGGCGGTGCTCGCCCTCACCGTCATGTACGGGGGCTACTTCAGCGATCCCGGCGGACTCTTCGGGTGGTACGCGGTCTGCTGGGCGCTCTTCGCGGTCGCTCTGCTCGCGCTGCGCCGGGTCCCGCCCCGCCGTGTCGCGGGGCTGATCGTCGCGGGGGCGGTCGCCGTCACGATGACCGGCCTGCTGGCTCCCCCGCGGACCAGCACCGACTCCTACCGCTATGCCTGGGACGGCCGTGTCCAGTCGGCCGGCGTCTCCCCGTACGACCATCCTCCGCAGGACCCGGCTCTCGCCCGGCTGCGCGACCCCTGGCTCTTCCCCACCGGGGCCGCCTGCCAGGGCCCCGACCTCGCCCGCATCCCGTCCGCCGAGGGCACGGGCCAGTGCACGCGCATCAACCGGCCCGCCGTCCACACCATCTACCCGCCCGTCGCCGAGGCGTACTTCCTGGCCGTCGACCGGCTGTCCCCCGAGGACGCCCGGCACAAGCCGCTCCAGACCGGTGCCGCCCTGATCTCCCTCGGCGTCACGGGCGCCGTCCTCCTGGTCCTGCGACGGCGCGGCGACGACCTGCGCACGGCGGCGTACTGGGCCTGGTGTCCGGCCGTTCCGCTGGAGGCGGTCAACAACGCGCACGTGGACGTGCTGGGCGTGCTCCTCACGGTCGCCGGACTCGGCCTCGTCGCGTCCCGGGCCCTGGCCGGGCGGACGGCGGGCGGCGTGCTGATCGGCGCCGCGGTCGCGACGAAGCTGATGCCTGCCGTCGTCCTTCCCGGTGCGCTGTCGGGGGTCCGGCGCCTGCGCGACGCGGTCGCGGTGCTGCTGCCGGTGGCGGCGTTCACCCTGCTCTCCTACCTGCCCTACGTCCTGCTGTCGCACGGCTCGGTCTTCGGATACCTCGGCGGCTACGTCGAGGAGGAGGGCTACGACGACCCCTCGGCCGGATCCCGCTACTCGCTCCTGCGACTGGTCCTGCCCGACAGTTGGGCGTTTCCCGTACTGCTCGTCATCGTCGCGGCCGTGTCCCTCCACGTCATCCGGCGCGGCGATCCGCAGCGCCCCTGGAGCGGCGCCCTGCAGGTCACCGGCTGGTCCTTCGTCCTCCTCACTCCGGGCTACTCCTGGTACGCGCTGCTGCTGATCGCCCTCGTCGCCCTCGACGGCCGCTGGGAATGGCTCGGCATCCCCCTGGCGGGCGCCGCCGTCTACGTCCTCGGCCCGACCTTCGACTACCAGCCGGCCCTGAGCAACATCGCCTACGGAGCGGCGACCGTCCTCGTTCTCGTGAGGGGCCGCATCCGACGGCGGCCGTGCCCACCGGGGGCCGGCGGGTCCGAGCCGCTGCCCTCGCCCGGTGCCGCCCGCTCCCCGCGCTGAGGGGCGGGCCCGCACGGTGGCACCCGCCGCGGGTGGTCGGCCGCATGCGACGGCGGCCGGGGACCGGCCCGCACCGCGCCCAACTGCCCGACGGCCCAACTGCCCGACGGACCGACTGCCCGACGGCCCGACCGTCCGACGACCCGACCGCACCGCATCACCGGCAATCCGCCCGGCCCTCGGCTGCGAAGTACGGGTGAACCAGCCGCTCACCAGCGGCGTGTCGAGTGGCGGGAGCGGCAGTGGCGGAACACCGGAAAGCGGCGGACACCGGCGGGGCGGGGCCGGCCGCCGCCGGCGTGTGGACGATCTCGCGCGGGAGGACCCCGTACGGGGCGGGCGGACGCCTCGGCAGCCGGGCCCACCGGCGTGCGCTTCCCCGCCCCGCGGGGCGGGCCGGGCTCTCCCGTGCGGTCGCCGGCGGCGCCCGCCGGCCCCTCCTCGCCGCAGGAGACCACCGATGAAGCCCGCGGCCGAACGCCTGACCGCTCTGATGGGCCACCTCTTCACCGGCCCCCTCCCGGTACGGCTGCGCGACTGGGACGGCGCCGAGTCCGGACCCGCCGACGCGCCCGTGGTCGTGCTGCGCTCCCCCGACGCCCTGCGCCGACTGCTCTGGCAGCCCGGCGAACTGGGTCTGGCCGAGGCCTACATCAGCGGCGACCTCGATGTCGAGGGCGACCTCGCCGGCGCTCTCTCCCAGGCCCGTCGGGCTGTCCGCGACCAGGGCATCACACGACCGCGGCCGGCCCGGATGGCGTCGGCCGCAGCGCTCGCCGTCTCCCTGGGCGCGGCCTCTCTGCCGCCGCGCCGACCCGACGGGCGCGCACGGCTGACCGGCCGCCTGCACAGCTCTTCCCGGGACCGCGCCGCGATCAGCCACCACTACGACGTGTCCAACGACTTCTACGCGCTGCTGCTCGACGAGTCGATGGCGTACTCGTGCGCCTACTGGGCCCGGCCCGCGGACGCCTCGTACGGCCTGGCCGAGGCCCAGCGGGACAAGCTGGAGCTGATCTGCCGCAAGCTCGGGCTGGGGGCCGGCGACCGGCTGCTGGACGTCGGGTGCGGCTGGGGCTCCCTGGCCGTGCACGCCGCCCGGGAACACCGGGTGCGCGTCACCGCGGTCACCCTGTCGCGGCAGCAGCGGGACTTCGTCGCCGCGCGGGTCGTGCGCGAGGGCGTGGCCGGACTGGTGGAGGTCCAGCTGCGGCACTGGCGCCACATCGACGGCGGGGGCCACGACGCGGCTGCCGCCGTCGAGATGGGCGAACACGTGGGCGACACCGAGTACCCGGCCTTCGCCGCCAAGCTGCACGACGCACTGCGCCCCGAGGGCCGGCTCCTGATCCAGCAGATGTCGCGCGGAGCCGACGCACCCGGCGGAGGGCCCTTCATCGAGACCTACATCGCGCCCGACATGCACATGCGCCCCGTCGGACGCACCGCCGACCTGTTGGAGGCAGCGGGTCTGGAGATCCGCTCCGTCGAGTCCCTGCGCGAGCACTACGCGGCCACCATCGACGCCTGGCGCACCCGTCTGGAAGACCGCTGGTCCGAGGTGGAGAAC
This window encodes:
- a CDS encoding glycosyltransferase family 2 protein, encoding MTPSARPPRADLVLPCLDEAEALPWVLARVPSGWRAIVVDNGSSDGSADIARSLGATVVHEARRGFGAACHAGLRAARAEFVCFCDCDASMDPGLLAPMAERVAAGEVDLLLGRRRPQGRGAWPAHARAGNIALSRMLRHRTGLRLHDLGPMRVARREALLGLELTDRRSGYPLQMVVRAADAGWRVAETDVPYLPRSGKSKVTGTWRGTWHAVRDMRRVLAEPPVTHGAPTEGISA
- a CDS encoding DUF2064 domain-containing protein, with product MSTVLVIAKAPVAGRVKTRLTTRFTPQQAADLARAALEDTLAAVLAAPARRRVLVLDGEPGPWVPPGIEVVPQCTGGLDVRLAAAFALAAGPALLIGMDTPQVAPGLLALGLDFTEADAWFGPADDGGFWALGLAAPDPALLLGVPMSAAHTGEVQRQRLTGAGLTVRDLPELCDVDTPDDAQRVAAAAPGTRFAALHAGLCAVTR
- a CDS encoding bifunctional 2-polyprenyl-6-hydroxyphenol methylase/3-demethylubiquinol 3-O-methyltransferase UbiG gives rise to the protein MTAQLTEPAARAWQADPYADALRAGQGPLYLRRHDGWLLPLDVERWCAEPDAADHTVLARCTGPVLDIGCGPGRLVAALAELGHTALGVDVTPEAVTRTVRAGGSALCRSVFDPLPREGGWGTVLLMDGNIGIGGDPAALLRRAAELTAPGGSLLVEAASSDVDERVEVSVEDGAGGRGASFWWARLGTRALRAEAGAAGWTPYDTWQVAGRHFVHLTH
- a CDS encoding molybdopterin-dependent oxidoreductase; this translates as MRWTLNSGPPVTFKGRLHDARTATAIGRWLGLAMVVCFATGVLSHYLQHPPGWLADRLPSRPYWGYRLTQGLHVASGIAAVPLLLAKLWAVYPRLFAWPPVRSLRHALERISVAVLVAAALFELFTGLLNTFQWYPWPFNFVPVHYAVAWLLLGSLLLHLAVRWPQIRDHFTRRSPGTLALPAADGPDRRQLLLGVTAAVGAVTVTTAGQSVTALGALELFGPRSPAHGVQGLPVNRTAAAARVSRASLADWRLTVDGPRPYTLTLEELRAMPQHHATLPIACVEGWSKSARWTGVRVRDLLERAGGGPGARARVVSVEEAGAYRVMEMGRHYAQDPLTLLALRLNGEVLSLDHGYPARIIAPNRPGVLQTKWVGRLEVV
- a CDS encoding glycosyltransferase 87 family protein, giving the protein MKPLTAISSRAALVTTALALAALTAVLALTVMYGGYFSDPGGLFGWYAVCWALFAVALLALRRVPPRRVAGLIVAGAVAVTMTGLLAPPRTSTDSYRYAWDGRVQSAGVSPYDHPPQDPALARLRDPWLFPTGAACQGPDLARIPSAEGTGQCTRINRPAVHTIYPPVAEAYFLAVDRLSPEDARHKPLQTGAALISLGVTGAVLLVLRRRGDDLRTAAYWAWCPAVPLEAVNNAHVDVLGVLLTVAGLGLVASRALAGRTAGGVLIGAAVATKLMPAVVLPGALSGVRRLRDAVAVLLPVAAFTLLSYLPYVLLSHGSVFGYLGGYVEEEGYDDPSAGSRYSLLRLVLPDSWAFPVLLVIVAAVSLHVIRRGDPQRPWSGALQVTGWSFVLLTPGYSWYALLLIALVALDGRWEWLGIPLAGAAVYVLGPTFDYQPALSNIAYGAATVLVLVRGRIRRRPCPPGAGGSEPLPSPGAARSPR
- a CDS encoding cyclopropane-fatty-acyl-phospholipid synthase family protein, with the translated sequence MKPAAERLTALMGHLFTGPLPVRLRDWDGAESGPADAPVVVLRSPDALRRLLWQPGELGLAEAYISGDLDVEGDLAGALSQARRAVRDQGITRPRPARMASAAALAVSLGAASLPPRRPDGRARLTGRLHSSSRDRAAISHHYDVSNDFYALLLDESMAYSCAYWARPADASYGLAEAQRDKLELICRKLGLGAGDRLLDVGCGWGSLAVHAAREHRVRVTAVTLSRQQRDFVAARVVREGVAGLVEVQLRHWRHIDGGGHDAAAAVEMGEHVGDTEYPAFAAKLHDALRPEGRLLIQQMSRGADAPGGGPFIETYIAPDMHMRPVGRTADLLEAAGLEIRSVESLREHYAATIDAWRTRLEDRWSEVENLVGETTGRVWRLYLAGASLAFTERRMGVDQLLAVRPTRDGGSGMPATPTAWYPSAGRR